In Marisediminicola antarctica, one DNA window encodes the following:
- a CDS encoding pyridoxamine 5'-phosphate oxidase family protein, with translation MSESHDSAVEHLEIHECWDLLGANDFGRLAVATETGVDIFPMNYLVRDREIFLRSAPGSKLASITQRPSIAFEVDGRRFRRRWSIVVKGNIDRLGFDSEIVESGILELKSLNPTAKWNYLRISPESVTGRRFKASRR, from the coding sequence ATGAGCGAATCACATGACTCCGCCGTCGAACACCTGGAGATCCACGAGTGTTGGGACCTGCTCGGTGCGAACGACTTCGGCCGCCTGGCCGTCGCAACCGAAACCGGTGTCGACATCTTCCCGATGAACTACCTCGTGCGCGACCGGGAAATCTTCTTGAGAAGCGCGCCGGGCTCGAAGCTCGCCAGCATCACCCAGCGCCCCTCGATCGCGTTCGAAGTGGACGGTCGGCGTTTTCGCCGCCGCTGGAGCATAGTCGTGAAGGGCAATATCGACAGGCTCGGCTTCGACTCCGAGATCGTGGAATCAGGAATTCTCGAGCTGAAGTCGCTGAACCCGACCGCGAAGTGGAATTACCTGCGAATCTCTCCGGAGTCGGTCACCGGGCGGCGCTTCAAGGCCTCCCGCCGGTAG